In Acidobacteriota bacterium, the following are encoded in one genomic region:
- a CDS encoding Mut7-C ubiquitin/RNAse domain-containing protein: MSAEHPRPLHHAEFRFYEELNDFLPPARRKRDFIYAFQGRPAVKDAIEALGVPHPEVDLILVNGESVGFGHPLGDGDRVSVYPVFESLEIAGATRLRPQPLREPRFILDVHLGRLARHLRLLGFDTRYANDAADAAIAAAAARERRIVLTRDRGLLKHSAVTRGYWVRATAPRAQAAEVIRRFQLEARLRPFTRCLECNGVLRAADKAAVADRLPPRARRLHDTFAECPDCRRLYWPGSHHRRLAEFVAQLRDHVES; the protein is encoded by the coding sequence ATGAGCGCCGAGCATCCCCGCCCCCTGCACCACGCCGAGTTCCGCTTCTACGAGGAGCTCAACGACTTCCTGCCGCCGGCGCGACGGAAGCGGGATTTCATCTACGCGTTCCAGGGTCGCCCGGCGGTCAAGGACGCCATCGAGGCGCTGGGCGTACCCCACCCCGAGGTGGACCTGATCCTCGTCAACGGAGAGTCGGTGGGCTTCGGCCATCCGCTCGGCGATGGCGACCGCGTGTCGGTCTACCCGGTATTCGAAAGCCTGGAGATCGCCGGCGCCACACGGTTGCGGCCGCAGCCGCTGCGCGAGCCGCGCTTCATCCTCGACGTGCACCTGGGACGGCTGGCCCGCCACCTCCGCCTCCTGGGCTTCGACACGCGCTACGCCAACGACGCCGCCGATGCCGCGATCGCCGCCGCCGCGGCCCGCGAGCGGCGCATCGTGCTCACCCGCGACCGCGGGCTGCTCAAGCACAGTGCCGTCACCCGCGGCTACTGGGTCCGGGCCACCGCGCCCCGGGCGCAAGCGGCCGAAGTGATCCGGCGCTTTCAGCTCGAGGCGCGGCTCCGCCCCTTCACCCGCTGCCTGGAGTGCAACGGCGTGCTCCGCGCCGCAGACAAGGCCGCCGTCGCGGACCGGCTGCCGCCCCGCGCCCGCCGCCTCCACGACACCTTCGCCGAGTGCCCCGACTGCCGGCGCCTCTACTGGCCCGGCTCGCACCACCGCCGCCTCGCCGAATTCGTTGCGCAGCTGCGCGATCATGTTGAGAGTTGA